The following are encoded in a window of Sebastes umbrosus isolate fSebUmb1 chromosome 7, fSebUmb1.pri, whole genome shotgun sequence genomic DNA:
- the ankk1 gene encoding ankyrin repeat and protein kinase domain-containing protein 1 codes for MDRLDGSPGQLRNFKKDDFEADWIKVAECRFGQLYQVKLKLRREKCALKSFDTALCANNFYRRIIDEASNTAKVKFKYIVSIYGLCSEATGVVIEYMSNGSLNNLLASHTLMWPKKFQMIHEASMGMNFLHSMRPPLLHLNLKTSNILLDGRLHVKISDFGLVHWEEGMSKKLFMEQLTVRGNISYIPPETFTQCPDPPGTAFDVYSFGIVMWEILTQQKPYAGCSMTTVLLQVSHGKRPCVDMIPEQKPRDCNQMIDIMRQCWDQDHRKRPQFSDTVRKVEALSEVLKIPGPIQCQKNGDEGPKSDYPWLVSPIHKIALPEKPDLPSDDHHGKESILSLLCRKDFNSFRQSVKREHVYTKFSEQKRLLHFAVASGDAESVEHVLRLGAEVNCTTARGYTPLIIAVLQRLHEIISLLLEHGAATTQGDEDQWTALHFAAQNGDGRAVRLLLDKGAVADAREKSGWMPLHLACQNGHETVVRLLLSRLSEEAVGECEAQGRTPLHLASAYGHLNIAKLLLSQGADPNVTDRSLSTALHLSAEVGHNRIVRELVKSEANIDSADRGGYTPLHLAALRGHIGICRQLLLNGASPDSRTLQGWTPMHLAVLRGHEATVVQLESQGGCVNAEGENGWTPLHLACHQGEPQVVAKLLVAKADPNLSEDSEGWTPLHVACTSASFLSVQHLISHHADVNAVNSGKATPLHLAAKHGCMSIVETLLLNGADRSLMDSSGSTALNVAQRCKKWEIMQLLEKW; via the exons ATGGATCGCCTTGACGGATCCCCTGGGCAGCTCAGGAACTTCAAGAAGGACGACTTTGAGGCTGACTGGATTAAGGTGGCAGAATGCAGATTTGGTCAGTTGTACCAGGTCAAACTCAAACTCCGGCGGGAAAAATGTGCCTTGAAGAGCTTTGACACAGCCTTGTGTGCAAACAACTTTTACAG GAGAATAATAGATGAGGCATCCAACACAGCCAAAGTGAAATTCAAGTACATCGTGTCCATCTACGGACTGTGCAGCGAGGCGACGGGTGTGGTGATTGAGTACATGAGTAATGGATCACTTAACAATCTCCTGGCCAGTCATACTTTGATGTGGCCAAAGAAGTTCCAGATGATTCATGAGGCCTCGATGGGAATGAATTTCCTTCACAGCATGAGACCTCCACTACTCCATCTTAACCTCAAGACATCCAACATCCTACTAGATGGTCGTCTCCATGTCAAG ATTTCAGATTTTGGTTTAGTCCACTGGGAGGAGGGCATGAGCAAGAAGTTGTTCATGGAGCAACTGACAGTAAGAGGAAACATAAGCTACATTCCTCCAGAGACGTTCACTCAGTGCCCCGATCCTCCAGGAACTGCCTTTGATGTTTACAG CTTTGGAATAGTGATGTGGGAGATTCTGACTCAGCAGAAACCGTATGCAG GGTGCAGTATGACCACAGTGCTCTTACAGGTGTCACATGGTAAGAGACCCTGTGTGGACATGATACCCGAACAGAAGCCCCGTGACTGCAATCAGATGATCGACATCATGAGGCAGTGCTGGGACCAGGATCACAGGAAGAGACCACAGTTCTCAG ACACTGTGAGGAAAGTGGAGGCTCTGAGCGAAGTCCTGAAGATCCCAGGACCGATCCAGTGTCAGAAAAACGGTGACGAGGGACCAAAATCAGATTACCCTTGGCTGGTTTCCCCGATACATAAA ATTGCTTTGCCTGAGAAGCCTGACCTtccctcag ATGACCATCATGGCAAGGAGAGcattctctctctgctgtgcaGAAAGGACTTTAATAGTTTCAGACAGTCTGTGAAAAGAGAGCATGTATACACAAAGTTTTCAGAACAAAAGAGACTCCTCCACTTCGCGGTAGCCAGCGGGGATGCAGAGAGTGTCGAGCATGTCCTGCGCCTGGGTGCTGAAGTCAACTGTACGACTGCCAGAGGTTACACTCCTCTTATTATTGCTGTTTTGCAAAG GCTTCATGAAATCATCTCTTTGTTGTTGGAACATGGCGCAGCTACCACCCAGGGAGATGAGGACCAGTGGACAGCGCTCCATTTTGCTGCTCAGAACGGCGATGGCAGAGCCGTCCGTCTCCTGTTGGACAAAGGAGCTGTGGCGGATGCCCGGGAAAAGTCCGGATGGATGCCCCTCCACCTGGCCTGCCAGAATGGCCATGAAACGGTGGTGCGCCTGCTGCTTTCACGGCTGTCGGAGGAAGCAGTCGGAGAGTGTGAGGCACAGGGGAGGACGCCGCTCCACCTCGCCTCCGCCTACGGGCATCTGAATATTGCCaagctcctcctctctcagggAGCAGATCCCAACGTTACCGACCGCTCGCTCTCCACTGCTCTTCACTTATCGGCTGAGGTAGGCCATAACAGAATAGTCAGAGAGTTGGTGAAAAGTGAGGCGAACATCGACAGCGCAGACAGAGGAGGATACACTCCACTTCACCTGGCCGCTTTGAGGGGTCATATCGGCATATGCAGGCAGCTGTTGTTGAACGGGGCCAGCCCAGACTCCAGGACCCTCCAAGGCTGGACTCCCATGCACCTGGCTGTCCTAAGGGGACATGAAGCCACGGTGGTCCAGCTGGAGAGCCAGGGtgggtgtgtgaatgctgaAGGTGAGAATGGATGGACCCCGCTCCACCTCGCCTGCCACCAGGGCGAGCCGCAAGTGGTGGCAAAGCTCCTGGTGGCCAAAGCCGACCCAAATCTGTCAGAGGACAGTGAAGGATGGACGCCACTACATGTAGCTTGTACCAGCGCCAGTTTCCTAAGTGTCCAACACTTGATATCACATCATGCAGATGTCAATGCAGTAAATTCCGGGAAGGCGACGCCTTTACACCTGGCGGCCAAGCATGGCTGTATGTCTATTGTAGAGACTCTACTGCTGAACGGAGCAGACAGGTCTCTGATGGACTCCTCTGGATCCACAGCTCTGAATGTGGCCCAGAGGTGTAAAAAATGGGAAATAATGCAACTACTGGAGAAGTGGTGA